A genomic region of Drosophila kikkawai strain 14028-0561.14 chromosome X, DkikHiC1v2, whole genome shotgun sequence contains the following coding sequences:
- the Vap33 gene encoding vesicle-associated membrane protein-associated protein B/C isoform X1, translated as MSKPLYETPLTIDPEHELRFVGPFNRSVVTIMSLRNNSALPLVFKIKTTAPKRYCVRPNIGKILPYRSTQVEICLQPFIYDQQEKNKHKFMVQSVLAPTDADLTDLNKLWKELEPEQLMDAKLKCVFEMPNNDANSENTSGGAGDIGVGGGTGSAGGGSAGANTSSASAEALENKPKLSSEDKPSNLPDAGESVESMAGTIKALREVNSELRKEILHLKDQITRYRSSAAMKQVNEPYAPVLAEKQIPVFYIAIAIAAAILSLLLGKYFL; from the exons GACCCTTCAATCGGTCCGTCGTCACAATCATGAGTCTGCGCAACAATTCGGCTTTGCCCTTGGTCTTCAAGATCAAGACAACCGCCCCGAAGCGCTACTGCGTACGTCCAAACATTGGCAAGATCCTGCCCTATCGCTCGACCCAGGTGGAAa TCTGTCTGCAGCCATTCATCTACGATCAACAGGAGAAGAACAAGCACAAGTTCATGGTGCAGAGCGTCCTGGCACCCACGGATGCCGATTTAACCGATTTGAATAAATTG TGGAAGGAACTGGAGCCGGAGCAACTGATGGACGCCAAGTTAAAGTGCGTGTTCGAGATGCCCAATAACGATGCGAATTCTGAAAACACTAGCGGCGGCGCCGGTGATATCGGCGTCGGCGGCGGCACCGGCAGTGCCGGAGGTGGCAGCGCGGGCGCAAACACTAGCTCAGCCAGTGCCGAGGCGCTCGAGAACAAGCCCAAGCTATCCAGCGAAGATAAG CCCTCGAATTTGCCAGATGCAGGAGAATCCGTGGAGTCGATGGCCGGAACGATTAAGGCTCTGCGTGAGGTCAACAGCGAACTGCGAAAAGAAATTCTCCACTTGAAG GATCAAATCACACGCTACCGCAGCTCGGCGGCCATGAAGCAGGTTAATGAGCCCTATGCCCCAGTTTTGGCTGAGAAACAGATTCCAGTCTTTTACATTGCAATTGCCATTGCTGCGGCCATCTTGAGCCTTTTGCTGGGCAAGTACTTTCTCTGA
- the Vap33 gene encoding vesicle-associated membrane protein/synaptobrevin-binding protein isoform X2 — MSLRNNSALPLVFKIKTTAPKRYCVRPNIGKILPYRSTQVEICLQPFIYDQQEKNKHKFMVQSVLAPTDADLTDLNKLWKELEPEQLMDAKLKCVFEMPNNDANSENTSGGAGDIGVGGGTGSAGGGSAGANTSSASAEALENKPKLSSEDKPSNLPDAGESVESMAGTIKALREVNSELRKEILHLKDQITRYRSSAAMKQVNEPYAPVLAEKQIPVFYIAIAIAAAILSLLLGKYFL, encoded by the exons ATGAGTCTGCGCAACAATTCGGCTTTGCCCTTGGTCTTCAAGATCAAGACAACCGCCCCGAAGCGCTACTGCGTACGTCCAAACATTGGCAAGATCCTGCCCTATCGCTCGACCCAGGTGGAAa TCTGTCTGCAGCCATTCATCTACGATCAACAGGAGAAGAACAAGCACAAGTTCATGGTGCAGAGCGTCCTGGCACCCACGGATGCCGATTTAACCGATTTGAATAAATTG TGGAAGGAACTGGAGCCGGAGCAACTGATGGACGCCAAGTTAAAGTGCGTGTTCGAGATGCCCAATAACGATGCGAATTCTGAAAACACTAGCGGCGGCGCCGGTGATATCGGCGTCGGCGGCGGCACCGGCAGTGCCGGAGGTGGCAGCGCGGGCGCAAACACTAGCTCAGCCAGTGCCGAGGCGCTCGAGAACAAGCCCAAGCTATCCAGCGAAGATAAG CCCTCGAATTTGCCAGATGCAGGAGAATCCGTGGAGTCGATGGCCGGAACGATTAAGGCTCTGCGTGAGGTCAACAGCGAACTGCGAAAAGAAATTCTCCACTTGAAG GATCAAATCACACGCTACCGCAGCTCGGCGGCCATGAAGCAGGTTAATGAGCCCTATGCCCCAGTTTTGGCTGAGAAACAGATTCCAGTCTTTTACATTGCAATTGCCATTGCTGCGGCCATCTTGAGCCTTTTGCTGGGCAAGTACTTTCTCTGA